The Chionomys nivalis chromosome 20, mChiNiv1.1, whole genome shotgun sequence genome includes a region encoding these proteins:
- the Znf703 gene encoding zinc finger protein 703 isoform X1: protein MSDSPAGSNPRTPESSGSGGSSGGGGKRPAVPAVVSLLPPADPLRQANRLPIRVLKMLSAHTGHLLHPEYLQPLSSTPVSPIELDAKKSPLALLAQTCSQIGKPDPPPSSKLNSVAAAANGLGSEKDPGRSAPGTASAATALKQLGDSPAEDKSSFKPYSKGSSGGDSRKDSGSSSVSSTSSSSSSSPGDKAGFRVPSAACPPFPPHGAPVSTSSNSSSPGGSRGGSPHHSDCKNGGGTGGGDLDKKDQEAKPSPEPAAGSRGSGGDSAHGGPEAAASGRKSEPPSALVGAGHVAPVSPYKPGHSVFPLPPSSIGYHGSIVGAYAGYPSQFVPGLDPSKSGLVGGQLSGGLGLPPGKPPSSSPLTGASPPSFLQGLCRDPYCLGGYHSASHLGGSSCSTCSAHDPAGPSLKAGGYPLVYPGHPLQPAALSSSAAQAALPGHPLYTYGFMLQNEPLPHSCNWVAASGPCDKRFATSEELLSHLRTHTALPGAEKLLAAYPGASSLGSAAAAAAAAASCHLHLPPPAAPGSPGSLSLRSPHTLGLSRYHPYGKSHLSTAGGLAVPSLPTAGPYYSPYALYGQRLASASALGYQ, encoded by the exons ATGAGCGATTCGCCCGCTGGATCTAACCCAAGGACACCCGAAAGCAGCggcagcggcggcagcagcggcggcggcgggaaGAGGCCGGCGGTGCCGGCGGTGGTGTCCCTCCTGCCCCCGGCGGACCCCCTGCGCCAGGCGAACCGGCTTCCTATCAGGGTCCTGAAGATGCTGAGCGCTCACACCGGTCACCTCCTGCACCCGGAGTACCTGCAGCCGCTGTCCTCCACTCCTGTCAGCCCCATTGAG CTGGACGCCAAGAAGAGTCCGTTGGCACTACTAGCCCAGACCTGCTCGCAGATCGGCAAACCCGACCCGCCGCCCTCGTCCAAGCTCAACTCGGTAGCCGCCGCGGCCAACGGGCTGGGATCCGAGAAAGACCCCGGCCGCTCCGCCCCTGGCACCGCCTCCGCGGCCACCGCGCTTAAGCAGCTGGGGGACTCCCCCGCGGAGGACAAGTCCAGCTTCAAGCCCTATTCCAAGGGCTCCAGCGGCGGCGACTCCCGCAAAGACAGCGGCTCCTCGTCGGtgtcctccacctcctcttcgTCCTCCTCGTCCCCCGGAGACAAGGCGGGCTTCAGGGTCCCCAGCGCCGCCTGTCCTCCCTTTCCCCCGCATGGAGCGCCGGTCTCCACCTCGTCAAACTCGTCTTCACCGGGAGGCTCCCGCGGAGGCTCCCCGCACCACTCAGACTGCAAGAACGGTGGTGGGACCGGCGGAGGGGACTTGGACAAGAAAGACCAGGAAGCCAAACCCAGTCCGGAGCCAGCCGCTGGGAGCCGAGGCAGCGGCGGGGACTCGGCTCACGGTGGCCCGGAGGCCGCGGCATCAGGGCGCAAATCGGAGCCGCCCTCCGCTCTGGTGGGGGCCGGCCACGTGGCTCCAGTGTCACCCTACAAACCAGGCCACTCGGTGTTCCCGCTACCGCCCTCCAGCATCGGTTACCACGGCTCCATCGTGGGTGCCTATGCCGGCTACCCGTCTCAGTTCGTGCCTGGCCTGGATCCCAGCAAGTCTGGCTTAGTGGGAGGCCAGCTGTCCGGGGGCCTGGGCCTGCCACCCGGCAAGCCCCCCAGCTCCAGCCCGCTCACCGGGGCCTCCCCGCCCTCCTTTCTGCAGGGATTATGCCGTGACCCCTACTGCCTGGGAGGCTACCACAGCGCCTCGCACCTCGGCGGCTCTAGCTGCTCCACTTGCAGCGCGCATGATCCGGCCGGGCCCAGCCTTAAGGCCGGTGGCTACCCGCTGGTGTACCCCGGGCACCCCTTGCAACCCGCGGCTCTGTCCTCCAGCGCCGCTCAGGCCGCGCTCCCGGGCCATCCTCTCTACACCTATGGCTTCATGCTGCAGAACGAACCGCTGCCACACAGCTGCAACTGGGTGGCGGCCAGCGGGCCCTGTGACAAGCGCTTTGCCACTTCCGAGGAGCTGCTCAGCCATCTACGGACTCACACAGCCCTGCCCGGCGCAGAGAAACTTCTGGCCGCCTACCCCGGGGCCTCGAGCTTGGGCAGCGCCGCAGCAGCGGCTGCTGCCGCTGCTTCTTGCCATCTGCATCTCCCCCCGCCCGCCGCCCCAGGCAGCCCCGGATCGCTGTCATTGCGGAGTCCACACACTTTGGGGCTAAGCCGATACCACCCCTATGGCAAGAGCCACTTATCCACAGCTGGGGGGCTGGCAGTGCCATCCCTCCCCACAGCCGGACCCTACTACTCGCCATATGCGCTGTATGGACAGAGACTAGCCTCCGCCTCGGCGCTCGGATATCAGTAA
- the Znf703 gene encoding zinc finger protein 703 isoform X2, whose translation MSDSPAGSNPRTPESSGSGGSSGGGGKRPAVPAVVSLLPPADPLRQANRLPIRVLKMLSAHTGHLLHPEYLQPLSSTPVSPIERERLDGKGRIATPIPEKSPLTGRAGVEPFLLRASAHDTLRD comes from the exons ATGAGCGATTCGCCCGCTGGATCTAACCCAAGGACACCCGAAAGCAGCggcagcggcggcagcagcggcggcggcgggaaGAGGCCGGCGGTGCCGGCGGTGGTGTCCCTCCTGCCCCCGGCGGACCCCCTGCGCCAGGCGAACCGGCTTCCTATCAGGGTCCTGAAGATGCTGAGCGCTCACACCGGTCACCTCCTGCACCCGGAGTACCTGCAGCCGCTGTCCTCCACTCCTGTCAGCCCCATTGAG AGGGAGAGATTAGATGGAAAGGGGCGAATCGCCACCCCGATTCCAGAGAAGTCACCTTTAACCGGGAGGGCGGGTGTTGAACCGTTTCTCCTGCGCGCCAGCGCCCATGACACACTCAGGGACTAA